In Populus trichocarpa isolate Nisqually-1 chromosome 16, P.trichocarpa_v4.1, whole genome shotgun sequence, a genomic segment contains:
- the LOC7458901 gene encoding protein sym-1 yields the protein MVPNPVSLTRKTPLLYCFAGFSCKPTSHSSQRTQLSLNPVQITGFRACSSSTLFSNSLNYSHGAVFKDLDGTRKGYRQLGVDQSRLLAVSDGGSGGSGGVGGSAGGGGEGSGASSGSGGNSNWSFLSWYLNLLANYPVLTKAVTSAILTLMGDLICQLVIDQVPSLDLKRTFLFTLLGLVLVGPTLHIWYLYLSKMVTVPGASGAFLRLLADQFVFSPIFIGVFLSTLVTLEGRPSQVIPKLQQEWFSAVLANWQLWIPFQFLNFRFVPQQFQVLAANVIALVWNVILSFKAHKEVLPK from the exons ATGGTGCCAAACCCAGTATCTCTCACTCGTAAGACTCCATTGTTATACTGTTTTGCGGGTTTTTCATGCAAACCCACTTCTCATTCTAGCCAAAGAACTCAGCTTTCCTTGAACCCTGTTCAGATAACTGGATTCAGGGCCTGTTCTTCTTCTACTCTGTTttcaaattctttaaattataGTCATGGAGCTGTGTTTAAGGACTTGGATGGTACTAGAAAGGGATATAGGCAATTGGGTGTTGATCAATCTCGTCTCTTGGCTGTTTCTGATGGTGGCTCTGGTGGTTCTGGTGGGGTTGGAGGCTCTGCTGGTGGTGGAGGTGAAGGTAGTGGTGCTAGTAGTGGTTCTGGTGGAAATAGTAACTGGTCCTTCCTTTCATG GTATTTGAATCTTCTTGCAAACTACCCTGTGTTGACTAAAGCTGTAACTTCTGCGATATTGACTCTTATGGGAGACTTGATCTGCCAG CTTGTGATTGATCAAGTTCCATCCCTAGACCTTAAAAGAACTTTCTTGTTTACACTCTTGGGGCTGGTACTGGTGGGTCCTACATTGCATATCTG GTACTTATATTTGAGTAAAATGGTAACAGTACCCGGAGCATCAGGTGCATTCTTGCGCCTTTTAGCTGATCAG tttgttttttctcctataTTCATTGGAGTTTTCTTGTCAACATTGGTGACGCTGGAGGGAAGGCCATCACAAGTCATACCTAAGCTTCAGCAG GAATGGTTTTCTGCTGTTCTTGCAAATTGGCAACTGTGGATACCATTTCAATTTCTGAACTTCCGTTTTGTCCCACAGCAATTTCAG GTTCTTGCTGCTAATGTTATTGCTTTAGTCTGGAATGTGATTCTCTCATTCAAAGCTCACAAAGAGGTTCTCCCAAAATAG
- the LOC7464059 gene encoding probable LRR receptor-like serine/threonine-protein kinase At3g47570, which produces MNFMRVICWALEVMALCINVLLDEDMVAHGCDFGIAKLLGESESIAQTKTLATIGYMAPEYGLDGLVSTKIDVYSFGIMLMEIFTRKKPADEMFEGEMSLKRLVKESLPDSVIDIVDSNMQNRRDGYSVNKEHCVTSIMEVGFAMYL; this is translated from the exons ATGAATTTCATGAGAGTAATCTGCTGGGCGTTGGAAGTTATGGCTCTGTGTATCAATGTGTTACTAGATGAGGACATGGTTGCGCACGGATGTGATTTCGGCATAGCAAAACTCTTAGGTGAAAGCGAATCCATTGCACAAACCAAGACCCTTGCCACGATAGGGTATATGGCACCAG AATATGGACTGGATGGTCTTGTGTCCACCAAGATTGATGTCTACAGCTTTGGGATCATGTTGATGGAAATATTCACGCGAAAAAAGCCTGCTGATGAAATGTTTGAGGGAGAAATGAGCCTAAAGAGATTGGTGAAAGAATCCTTGCCTGATTCTGTAATTGACATTGTAGATAGCAACATGCAGAATAGAAGAGATGGATATTCAGTAAATAAGGAGCACTGTGTCACATCTATAATGGAAGTTGGCTTTGCAATGTACTTATGA
- the LOC7464060 gene encoding receptor kinase-like protein Xa21: MPRFLGNMSRLEILDLSYNKMTGNVLQEFGNLRALQVLSLQSNSFTNHPSSQTLNFITSLTNSRQLKELHIGDNPLDGMLPNSVGNLSSFLTKFYVYASKLKGNIPGEIGNLSNLIVLSLEENSLMGPIPTTVGGLRKIQVLYLHKNNLNGSIPSDICLARRLVDITLNNNVLSGEIPSCIGNLTSLRNLYLHFNILSSTIPMALWSLKDLLILNLHSNFLYGSLPSQVGEMEAAIGIRLSSNQLSGNIPSTIGSLQNLIRFSLSKNSFQGSIPEAFGGLVSLELLDLSQNNLSGEIPKSLEALRYLEFFSVSFNGLQGEIPRGGPFANFTARSFIMNKGLCGPSRLQVPPCSIESRKDSKTKSRLLRFSLPTVASILLVVAFIFLVMGCRRRYRKDPIPEALPVTAIQRRISYLELLHATNEFHESNLLGIGSFGSVYQGRLRDGLNVAVKIFNLQLQRAFRSFDTECEIMRNIRHRNLVKIICSCSNLDFKALVLEYMPKGSLEKWLYSHNYCLDIIQRVNIMIDVASALEYLHHGYPSPVVHCDLKPSNVLLDEDMVAHVCDFGIAKLLGENESFAQTRTLATIGYMAPEYGLDGLVSTKIDVYSFGIMLMEMLTRKRPTDEMFEGEMSLKRLVKESLPDSVIDIVDSNMLNRGDGYSVKKEHCVTSIMELALQCVNESPGERMAMVEILARLKNIKAEFLRDSERRRP, encoded by the exons ATGCCACGCTTTCTTGGGAATATGTCCAGGTTGGAGATACTTGATTTGTCATATAACAAGATGACTGGAAATGTTCTACAAGAATTTGGAAATTTGAGAGCGCTGCAAGTCCTCAGTTTGCAATCCAATTCCTTTACTAATCACCCTTCCAGTCAGACACTCAACTTCATCACCTCTTTGACAAATTCTAGGCAGTTGAAAGAATTGCATATTGGGGACAACCCTTTAGATGGCATGTTGCCCAATTCCGTAGGGAATTTATCCAGCTTTCTAACAAAATTTTATGTATACGCCAGCAAGCTCAAAGGCAATATTCCAGGTGAGATTGGCAACTTGAGCAACCTAATTGtcttaagtttggaagagaatAGTCTGATGGGACCTATTCCTACAACAGTGGGAGGGCTAAGGAAGATTCAAGTACTATATCTTCATAAAAACAATCTTAATGGTTCCATTCCATCTGATATATGTCTTGCAAGGAGGTTGGTTGACATAACATTAAACAATAACGTATTGTCTGGAGAGATACCTTCCTGCATAGGGAATCTCACGTCTCTAAGAAACCTTTATCTTCACTTCAATATATTAAGTTCTACCATACCTATGGCTCTGTGGAGCCTAAAGGATCTCTTGATTTTGAATCTGCATTCAAATTTTCTATATGGATCTCTTCCTTCGCAAGTTGGAGAAATGGAAGCTGCAATAGGAATTCGTTTGTCAAGCAACCAGTTGTCAGGTAATATTCCGAGTACAATAGGTTCACTCCAGAACTTGATAAGATTTTCATTATCCAAAAACAGCTTTCAAGGGTCCATTCCAGAAGCATTCGGTGGTTTGGTAAGCCTGGAACTCTTAGATCTATCACAAAATAACTTGTCTGGTGAGATTCCCAAATCACTAGAGGCACTTAGATATTTGGAGTTTTTCAGTGTGTCTTTTAATGGACTACAAGGAGAAATTCCAAGAGGAGGACCGTTCGCAAATTTTACTGCTCGTTCTTTTATTATGAACAAGGGTCTATGCGGTCCATCTCGGCTGCAAGTCCCACCTTGCAGCATTGAATCTCGTAAAGATTCAAAGACTAAATCCAGACTTCTAAGGTTCAGTTTACCAACTGTTGCATCTATACTGCTTGTGGtggctttcatttttcttgtcaTGGGATGTCGACGAAGATACAGAAAAGATCCAATCCCAGAAGCCTTGCCAGTGACAGCTATCCAGAGAAGAATTTCTTACCTAGAACTTCTGCATGCAACGAATGAATTTCATGAGAGTAATCTACTTGGCATAGGGAGTTTTGGCTCTGTCTATCAAGGGAGGCTTCGAGATGGGCTAAATGTAGCTGTCAAGATTTTTAATCTGCAATTGCAAAGAGCATTCAGAAGTTTTGACACAGAGTGCGAAATCATGCGCAACATTAGACACCGCAACCTTGTAAAGATTATCTGCAGTTGCTCTAATCTTGACTTCAAAGCCTTAGTCCTGGAGTACATGCCTAAAGGAAGCTTGGAGAAATGGTTATACTCCCACAACTATTGCTTGGACATCATTCAAAGAGTGAACATAATGATCGATGTTGCATCAGCATTAGAGTATCTCCATCACGGTTATCCATCTCCTGTGGTGCATTGTGATTTGAAACCGAGCAATGTGTTACTAGATGAAGACATGGTCGCGCATGTATGTGATTTTGGTATTGCAAAACTCTTAGGTGAAAATGAGTCTTTCGCACAAACCAGGACCCTTGCCACAATAGGGTATATGGCACCAG AATATGGATTGGACGGACTCGTGTCCACGAAGATTGATGTCTATAGCTTTGGAATCATGTTAATGGAGATGCTGACGCGAAAAAGGCCTACCGATGAAATGTTCGAGGGAGAAATGAGCTTGAAGAGATTGGTCAAAGAATCGTTGCCTGATTCAGTAATAGACATTGTGGATAGCAACATGCTGAATAGAGGAGATGGCTACTCCGTAAAGAAGGAGCACTGTGTGACATCTATAATGGAGTTGGCACTGCAATGTGTCAACGAATCACCTGGAGAGAGGATGGCCATGGTTGAAATCTTGGCAAGGCTTAAAAACATCAAGGCGGAATTCTTGAGAGATTCTGAGAGGCGAAGGCCATAA
- the LOC112324539 gene encoding probable LRR receptor-like serine/threonine-protein kinase At3g47570, whose translation MGRVWITILVSMLLMSLPKKCISIPTSNFTDQSALLAFKDHITFDPQNMLTHSWSSKTSFCNWMGVSCSLRRQRVTALDLSSMGLLGTIPPQLGNLSFLQYLILYNNSFHGDLPSEIGNLRRLQVMDIGSNKLSLVIVPESFGNLHRLEELRFDGNNLTGTIPSTIFNISSLKVLDLMFNGLFGSLPKNMCDHLPRLEMLLLSSNQLSGQIPSDLFKCRELQLLWLPYNNFTGVIPEELGFLPMLEVLNLGVNMLSGLQSLVPICAQRHIL comes from the exons ATGGGGAGAGTTTGGATCACTATTCTTGTTTCGATGCTGCTAATGTCTCTGCCGAAGAAATGCATTAGCATACCCACAAGTAACTTCACTGATCAATCTGCTCTTCTTGCCTTCAAGGATCACATTACTTTTGATCCTCAAAACATGCTAACTCACAGCTGGTCCTCCAAAACCTCCTTCTGTAACTGGATGGGAGTCTCTTGCAGTCTTCGCAGGCAAAGAGTCACAGCGCTGGATCTCTCTAGCATGGGCCTCCTAGGGACCATTCCTCCACAACTTGGAAACCTGTCCTTTCTTCAATATCTGATTCTTTACAACAATAGTTTCCATGGAGATCTACCCAGCGAGATAGGTAATTTACGCCGATTGCAAGTAATGGATATAGGTTCCAATAAGTTATCATTAGTGATAGTACCCGAAAGTTTTGGGAATTTGCACAGACTTGAAGAATTAAGATTCGATGGAAATAATCTCACAG GTACAATCCCATCCACAATCTTCAACATCTCTTCCTTGAAAGTCCTTGATCTCATGTTTAACGGCCTATTTGGAAGTCTTCCGAAGAACATGTGCGACCATCTTCCTAGACTAGAAATGCTTTTGCTTTCCTCTAATCAACTCAGTGGCCAAATCCCATCTGATTTATTCAAATGTAGAGAGCTACAATTATTATGGTTGCCTTATAATAACTTCACTGGAGTTATTCCAGAAGAACTTGGATTCCTCCCTATGCTTGAGGTTCTAAATCTTGGTGTCAATATGTTGTCAGGTTTGCAGTCTCTCGTTCCTATATGTGCACAGAGACACATACT GTGA